AAGTATGTTGGTGAAAAATTGCATGATTTTAAAAAGAGTTAGAGAGGTGGAGATAATGTCAAGAATATCTAACGCACTTAACATGTATTTTTTACTTCAAGTAAGGAGTTTAATGAAAGTTAATGAAATAGCAAATGAACTTGAGGTTAGTCCAAGAATGATAAAAGAGTACAAAAAAGACTTAGAAATGGCGGGTATTTATATAGGTTCGAAATTAGGGAGATATGGGGGATATTACCTAGAAAATAAGAGATATTTGGATGGACTATCTTTTACTAAAGATGAGTTAAGTGCTTTAAAGATGGCTAAAGAAGCCATTAAAAGTGGTAAATACCACTATAGCTCAAAGTTCGAAATATTAGTGAGCAAAATATTAAATTATGAAAAATATTTAGATGATAATGTATCTTATTATAACAAATTAGTGAAAGAATCTGATGAGACAATTGAAAAAGAAAAAAGAGTATGGATAGATATAAACTTAGCCATTAATAGAAGCAATAAGATTAAGATGGAATATAAGTCTATAAAGGAATATGGATTAGAAGTAAAGGAAAGAGTAGTACATCCATATGGAATATTTGATTATAAAGGTGCTACATATTTTTATGGATATTGTGAAAATGCTGAAGACGTGCGTTTTTTCAAATTATCTAGAATACAACAATACCATGTACTAAAAG
This genomic stretch from Proteiniborus sp. DW1 harbors:
- a CDS encoding WYL domain-containing transcriptional regulator, which produces MILKRVREVEIMSRISNALNMYFLLQVRSLMKVNEIANELEVSPRMIKEYKKDLEMAGIYIGSKLGRYGGYYLENKRYLDGLSFTKDELSALKMAKEAIKSGKYHYSSKFEILVSKILNYEKYLDDNVSYYNKLVKESDETIEKEKRVWIDINLAINRSNKIKMEYKSIKEYGLEVKERVVHPYGIFDYKGATYFYGYCENAEDVRFFKLSRIQQYHVLKEKFEIKYSFELDEIMEKSFGIFNDEIIDLKLKIFYPMSEIVKEKQISKNQKITEIDSKTILFEAKMNGYPEIKAWIMSMGSNVEVIKPDKLKEDILKETTKINDLYNYKNFE